TGCTTCCGCCTTTCTTCGAAAGAAGGCCGCCGAGGATGTCGATGGCGAAGCCGGCCGGCCCAAGCATCTTCGTGACGCTGCCGAGGATTCCTCCGAACATCTCAGTTCACTCCTTGTTGAGCGATGGCGGCGCTGATGCCGAGGAGGATCGCGCGGGCGCGGTTGGCGCCGGGATCGGTCTTTTCCGGATCGAGTTCCATGGCGCGATGAAGGTGCGGCTTCGCCTCGTCGACCTTTCCCTGGCGGAGAAGCGCTTCGCCAAGGTTGGCCTGCACGGTGGCGTCGGTGGAATCGATGGAAGCCGCCCGCGCGAGCGCGCCGGCGGCGTCTTCCACTCGGCCCTCGATCAGGTGGGCGGCGCCGAGGCCGGCCCAGCCGAAGTAGCTGCCGGGGTCGAGCGCGGTGAGCCCTTCGAAGATGCGGATGGCATCCTCGGCGCGGCCCTGGCTGAGAAGTTGGTGGCCCATCACCGCGATGGCCTGGATCTGCTTTTCGGTGAGG
This DNA window, taken from Bryobacteraceae bacterium, encodes the following:
- a CDS encoding tetratricopeptide repeat protein, translating into MATSTVTLQAMIEGKQSLNDLLGLTEKQIQAIAVMGHQLLSQGRAEDAIRIFEGLTALDPGSYFGWAGLGAAHLIEGRVEDAAGALARAASIDSTDATVQANLGEALLRQGKVDEAKPHLHRAMELDPEKTDPGANRARAILLGISAAIAQQGVN